GTATAAACAGTTTGGGAGCTCGGCATAAAAATATCCCCTTCAAAGACTAAAGATATGCTTCTGTAGCAATGTTTCGATAAGATGTTGTCTTGAAGATGCTGTAATATGTAGCTGGTGCTTGAATCCTCACATTTGATTATGGGATGTatatgttgtcatgttttaaCGCTCCTTCTTCTCTGTCCTTCTTTAATTTCCTAATAACCTGTTTGTAATATAGATGAACTGGTATGGTTGTGCATGTGCCGATTACACCGCCTGTCAGCTTAGCTATGATTTGTATATAATGCTTTATTGTCGATTTGTTTTGATAGGCGGTTAAAATAGatgaatgaaataaattaattgCATTGTTGGGAAAGGTGAGTTGAGTTTCATTTTGTTCCACAGAGTTACTCAACCCAGAGGATGTTGAAAGATCTATGTGTGCAGAACATGTAATTATCAAGAAGTTTGAGAAGCATTTCATTCAGACTGAAGCACAGGGACCTTTTCTGAGGACATGCCTCCCTCTTCAGGCCAGACAAGATATTGCAGtaacatacattacatactACATGCTGgatatttgacagaaaaaatgGGACCTACAGTTTttataaacagtttttatttgattgttcaaacaaaaatcatcataattcatgttaatgtgtttataaaaaagtgttcattttcatgGCTTGAAAACATAAATAgctaaataaatattaatttaaaaaaatgttatttacattcacatttatacCATACAAagcaatataaaaatgtatatatatacatgtttcTTTCTGCAAATAATGCTGCCACATGGTTGCCATCTTTTGTCTTCCATTTGGTGActtagtttttaatttaacaatacataaataaaaaaagacattgacaaatgCTAACATTAGACATGGAAGTGTCCTACCCAAAGTTGACACCTAAGGAAAAAATACCAGGATCTAAGCTTTGAGGACGGAGACCATCTTGAAGCCTCTGATAGTGCTGTTGATGTTTGTGAGTGACAGGCTGGCCTGCAGCATCTTGGTTCCCACATTGCGGGGGATGAAGGTAATGAGCTGTTCGATTCGTCCCCCTGGACGCAGCGGGAGCATCCTGCAGAAAGAAATGGAGACGATATAAAAGAGTTCAGGAAATGTTTAAGTATAACTACTATTGCAAATGTCTGGCTACAAATTTGTTACTTTTGACGGCTAAGCTGTTACCGTGGGAATGTCTAAACTGTCTAAGCATAACTTTCAAGATTATATCTTATCCATAGCTAATCAGAGTCTCCTTGTAATCAACCAGCCTTTAATAAACCCTCCAGTGCCTGTACTGTAAATCCCGATCAGCACACAGCAGTGTAACATTATCCTAGCCACACCTACCTGAACACAAACCTAATTAGAACAATACAACTCTAACAAGCCAAGTCTTCAACAAAGACAGACTGTCATGTATCACATAGTGACACGCCTAGATTTAAACATTGCTCAACTCATTGACTTCGCAGCCATTCCTGATGTGCATAAACCAGAAAGGGGACATTcaagatgtactgtacataaacaaaTGAAGACAACAACTTATTCTCACCTGAAGTGAACCTTGCTCGGAGTCAGCCCTGCCCCACCCACAGTCAGTACTCCACTGACCGGCTGAGAAAACGGGTTGGTGAAGGCCACTGTGGCAGACTGCTCTTTGTTCACTATCAACTTTTTATCTGCgatctgaaaaagaaaaaagtgtgttgGTGAACCCTGATAATTCCCAGAAATACATATAAAGTGGGTCAATGGTagttctgtgtgttttgtatggaAGCTATATGATGCCTTAATAAGTGAAATTAGCAAAccaaagaatttttttttttattgcttctgCAGTATCATATCAGATCAGATAAGTAAATATTCTAGATGCATTGCAAATAATGTTATTCATTATCCCTTTTGTTTAGCATTAAATAtttggctgttgttgttgttttgctagAATTCTAAACAATGTCATGCATGTTGAACCATTTTCTCAAGTACCTGTATGGTGAGCTGTGAGCTGGCAATATTGAACTCCTCTGAGGCCAAGACCCACTCCTGATTGGCCACGTCCTCCAGGACCACTGCGAGGTTTATCAGGTCATCTCCCACCACACACTCATACTGGTCTGGGAGGATCTGCTGGTGAATAACCTTGGCTGGAAAGCAAGAGGTAGAAAGTCAAGACACAGGTATTTAAACCACAACAGTCattcaaaagtgaaaatgtatttgagtcgGTGGATGAGTGAAAAGTGGATTTACCCTCCATGGGGGCCAGTTGTAGTACACCGCTGGTTTCCCAGAAGGTGTCTGAGGGGCTGTTGTTGTATTCTTTAGCCTGGGCGTTGAGATGCAACCTCATCTTCTTGGCAACCTTCTGCTTGTTGATGACTTTCACTGTGAAGCGAACAGGTTCCCCGGCAACAGGAGCATTATCCAGGGTCAGGAAGACCAACACCCCTGTGGATGTGCCTGTGAAAAAGACATGAAGAAAGCCAGTGCGTGAGATGACGTGTGTTTAAACAGATGAATGGTCTGATTGATTGAATCAAATTGCTTAATTACCTCTTCTTAATGTCGAGTCCTCTGACCTTGTGGAACTTCTCAATGAAAGTGTTGAAGTCGGGCCTATGTTGTAGAGATCgaaagaaaaatgtgaatatttttgccCACTTCTCTAAATCAGCTAAAAAACCAAATGAATGGATTTCTGTTTTTGGCTCATACTTGTGATGCATTTGTAGTCTCCTGTGATGTTTTGGTGTCTTGGGAAACCAATAGCTTTGGTGCAGATGAGGGATCCCACTCTCTCAGTGTCTTTGCTGTGGCTGACCACTCGACCTTCTCTCACTACGAGTGAGTGGACGTCGGCGTTCACCTCGGCGTAGACAAAGGGGATGTCATAAAACTGGTCAATGCGTCGATCTTTGATCGCTTTGACCGGGGCTGGGCCACAGCAGAACACTCCTGGGATacaagaaggaagaaaagaagatcATAGCTATATTTACTCAAGACAACAAATTCAAATCTGgcaaagaaagtgaaaatttCTTACACACCTCCACTCCTTTGCTGGGGGGTCGGGTCCAGAACCTGCCAGCCATCCATTCCAGATCCCAGATCCTGTCTAGTCATCCAGCACTCCACCCACACATGGAAGTTCCTGTATAAAGAGAGAGCCccaataaaatatcaaaaagtatTAACAGGCTTTTCTTAGCTTCAACAAACTAATTTAATgtcatgtatttaaaatgtgtttgatcatgtttaaaagtgaaattaataCTGACCATATGCTGTCTTTGCTGTGGTTCAGCTTCTTCCCTGTTTCACTGTAGTACTCCTCAATCACCAGGTTGCCATTGGTGTCGTGAGCAGAGTTGAAGTTTGTGACGACACGGCAGGGAATGCCAAGAACTCTCATGACTGAcgtaataaagaaaaagaacgTTGACATATTGATGATCATATCTGAACATTGCGTGATGGAACAAATAATCCGGTATTTGAACAAGACTGATAAGACATCAAGCATGAGTAATGCTTCTTGACGACAGTAAGTCGTAATGTAGTAAAGCGCAAAATTGCTTGACTTcttattgtgttgtgtgtgattgattCATCATGATATAATCACCTGTACACATGACAGCTGCAAACACCCAGCACTGTCCAAACTGGACTGGGCTGAAACCAGACGCAGCCCACTGTGTCAAGATGTCCCCACTCCCAGTCCACAAGGAGGGATTGACTCCTTGTTTGAAGTCACCCGTCCATTTCCCTTTCAGCACACCACAGTCGTCTTCACTGTTTATCTGAACatagaaaagaagagaaatgtaATTTCCCATCTTTGCACTTCAGTTCCCAAACATCATAAAGCAAGCTGGGGCATCTCACATCTCGTGATTCTGGTTCACAGTGACGGTTAAATAACCACTTTGATCGCCTGCTTTACTGTTATAATTACAGGGTGCTTGCATGtgacagaaagtgtgtgtttatctgcagAACACAGCGTCTCAGTTCAAGCcttgacatgtttttaataagCAGAAGTGACGCTCATGTTGTCAtagaaagtaaacaaaaaccgGTGAAACAGAACACTGCTAGCTAGTGATGTATTCATATCTGAAAGGTGTGTTTATGATCTGGATCTGTTTGCACTCACCATGGCAGACACGACCCGGCTGACGTAGACGGGGTTGCTTCGGTTCAGGTAGTCCATCCTTCCGTCCTTTTGGTGCTGAGGGCTGACTTGAAGCAGATCCAGGCACGCCTCCAGAACACCGGGCTCAAACTAAAGAGAAAGAATTTATGAAGAATTAAGATTTTGTGACACTTTccatattttaataaatacatatacttAATCTTTAATCCAACTCAAGGATTAAAAGTATATACTGCAAGGTGACACaagcactttactttacaataaaaTGCCCACATTTTGTGATTTGTGGTATTGGGCTTTAAAAATCAAAGTGACTTGACTTAAAATGTAATCCAATACAACAGCACTGCAATAAATACTACATCTAGTTATTtcttaatggaaaaacacagtCTCTGTTCAAAATTGTATACTAACATACTTTTCATACAAAGTATCACGTAAAATGTagtttgtagtgtttttttaactgcataGTTTGTAGATTTTGTGTACTCCAGAAATGCCTGGATGCATACTACAATAGCAAGAATTTCTGAGTATGTTACATGAGCTTGAACTGccccaaaatgttttgtgtctCCTCAGATTGTGCAATGGCCAATGCttcaaataatcaattaattaatggATAAAACGATTATGAATGATGGTAAGGGACGTTGAGGTAGAGTTAAGATACGCGAGTCATATAggctatactgtatgtactgtataaaagaTATTTAACACTAAAACATATCACAATTTTCTACACACCCAAGCAGCACTTCATGCAGACTGTATTGTGATTATGTGTTGCCTAAGTTTACCTGAGTGTGAAGAGTCTGCTGGTTATGCCATGCTAAACGTTAATTTAGTAGGCAGTATTGTATGCAGTACTACCATAGTGTGTACAGTCGATGAGTACTATTTGTTGAGTATGTTGTTTGCAGTGTGTTAGTATGCAATTTCGATGTGTCAGCACCTCAGCTGTAAACAatctgatgatttttttttccttattttataTTTGGCAAAGTTTGGATCCACGGATATTGTTTTTATACCTGATCAAAAGACCATGGTCTTGACACAATGTTCATAGCTGTCCCCACAAACAGCAGCCCAGAGTCGTTCTGGATGTACTCTTCTCTCTGGTCCTCAAAGGGAATATACACAGCATCCTCTGCAAGACATACAGCTGACATTAAGTACATCCTCACATAGTTACATTTCTGTATACAccatactgtaaatactttgAGACTTCAGATCATTTGTATTCTTCGCACAGCATTTGTCACACCGCACATCCCCACTGTAGCCTACCATAGCTATCCATgagtacatttctgttttggtttGCAAAGATATTATAAGCTATCAAATCCTTCAGAGTCTGCAAAGCTTTGAATGGACTTAATAAAGCTTCTCACCATGACACCAGGGATTGCAGAGCAGGAGGAATTGGCCAAACGCACAGGTCTTTTGGCTGCCCTGAGTGAATACACACAGCTGAAATCCATAGCAGCCCACGGAGGCAGAGGCAGGAGAGGAGATGAATATGGAGGGGTTCTGGAGGTTCAGGCCCTTTGGGTCCATATAGGCTTTCCATTGGGAGGAAGGAACATTCTTGGAGAATGTGACCGGCATTGACATGTAGAGGCGGcctgaggagagaaaagagtaACACAATTAGGCAAAgggattttaaattgtgtttcacTGTTTGCATACAACAGTCATTCATCCCAAAAATTAAATCTAATCTACATATAAATCCAGACTACCTAGCGTAACTTTGATCCTCAGTGAGTCCGTCTTGGGGTTGAAGGCTTGGTCCTTCAGTTGCAGACTGACTCTAAATGGGGCTCCTCTTCGCACCACCAGGGCTTTGGAGCTGCTGAAGCCCTGTGTCTTGTGTCTCTCCTggttttcagatttttccaggttgacattttgtattttcatgtctgaaaatgaagaaaattatCAAATAGAGAAATTACTacagaaaatgcaacaaaaaaaactgtcagatGACACAAAgaatagaaagaaaatgaacaaaaaaaggcaggctgcaacagttaaatgacaaaacagcaGAGCAAAAATAAAAGAGCTTACCTTTCTGAAGACAGATCTCACCTTCCATTTGTTAGTGTCTCTTTTTCAATGCAATGCTGTCACCCTCTACCGCTATATCAACCTTTGCCCCACCCTCTGAAAGCATTTCACACGTGGTAGTACGAAATTAAACCGGTTTGTTACAATTGTTGCCAAGGCCCTCAAGTCATGTGTACCAATAAAGAACGCCTCTCCTTTTTGACTAGGTCTCAAGTGTGCAGTTTTGTTCGTAAAGTAAGATTTACATGAGTAATCAGACACTcccaatttaaaaagaaagagctGGACAGGTTTAGGTTTGTGAGTTTGTTGGGGCGTAAACTCTTTCAACACGCTGCAATTTTGCACTATAGACATGCGACCTGTAGCAAGAGCAACGATGCTATTTAAGTGAGTAACACATTTCATTGTACCGTTGAGCCTGTACCCCCATGTGACCAAGAAAACTTGAACACTTACTTTGAAAGCAAAAGGGGAATCTGTTAACAGCATGTCATCAGGGTCAGATGCTCCCCATGAATCCCAGAAGGGCGGAAACAATGAAGAGGGCTTTACTCTTACTCTACGTCCTGGGTTAATGTTGCAATTTTACTTTTTCCTGTACAGTGTGTTTTGCTCTGTTTACATGGCTTCAATCATTCTTGATTTACTCATTCcaattttttatcttttgattTATCAGGTGTTCTTTTGCACACTTTCAGTCTGCTTGTTTCTAAACTGATTTCAAATAGGCTACTTGCATGATCATTCGTTGTGTGTAGATCTTCTGAGTTATCCTTATTCGCTTGTGTCATGTCACTCATGAACTATTTTACCTCTGTGTGTATCGTTCAAGGAATGGTCATGgccagaaaatgtgttaatgttggTTGGTTATTTTCTATGATGGACATTTAAAGAATGTCTGTTGTCTATCgcttttttacttcttcttatTTAAGTTCTTTGACCTTCTATAGTGTATTTGGAGAATCTACCTCTTTGGTCTATGAGTTAAATCCTGGTCTGATTAAAactttgtcaaaaatatttgtctttattaaataCACTAGTTGTGAGCATCACGTAGCGTGGTGGGCCTGTTTGTATTGATTTGCTATTATTTACAGCTGTCTTCAAAGTTTGCTGTGCATTATTTATTGGTCCaacccataaaaaaaacataaaatatatacaagaatGCCAAACCTCAGACATGGTAGGTACCGTCAAGTTGCACTTCAGGAAGGAACCATGGTAGGTAGTAGTGGCATCTGTACTATGGATGTCTTGATGTCTATGAAATGTCTCGTAAATGACTGCAGTGAAAGACACTGGTCTCTTTCATATAATTCAGGCCCTTTGTTAGCTTACCAAGATTCAGTCAGATTTGGATCAAAAGCTTCAAATCAAAACTAGATTTTATGAAACATGCATTGTATTGATCCAATTCAGAAGTCCCTCAGGTCTACAAGGTAAAGGGTTATAGTTCCTACTTGGCCTTTATTGGTAAGATAAAGTTTACAAAATGCAGGCACACACTGTCATGCACTATTaccatgttttctctttctctacaCACAGGCTCTTAAAGCCACTGCTTGCAGCCGTGGCCGTGTTACACAAGGACAAGGTGACTGAAGCGTGGGAGTTAACTTCGAACTGATTAGTTTCCATTGATGTGAAGACTTGCCTTGAAGATAAAATAGCTTTATTGCGCAAATCATGTTCAAGTTATGAGTTTCATGTTTGTAATGAACGGTATGTACAGAACATTGGGTGGGAGGCATTTTTTGAGAATGAACATTGAATGAATACATGAAGTCCCGACAGGGACTGGTgctctatctatttatttatttattagcaaAATGGTCAATTTTAGAATTTTTGAGCCACTAGAGCCTAGACAATGTCATTGTGTTTGTCAATTGAAGGGTCCACCATTTCAGTCCATACTGAAAAATAACAGTCCAAGTATTAGACGGAGTGCCAAAATGACCCTAGTTCCACCTATAGGACAAATAACATCATCAGGTGAAAAATCTTAACAGGGGTTTTAGAGCTTTGCCCTCGTAATATATCTCTATATCCatgtcttttgttcttttacacAAGGCGTAACAACCAGAGGCTGAATAAATAGTCATATTCTTTATTTAAGTACCACAAAGTAGAAGTCATACCTCTGaagttttacttaagtacagaagTAAAAGTATCCATGCAGAATACCCCCTTCAAAGTGTAATTTAGTATTTAATCTGCTAATAACTATaatgttcaaataaaataaagaattgaGTTAGATGAacaatatttcccttttaaatgTAGTGTAATACTAGCTGAAAacagcataaaaataaaatactcaagAAAAAGTACTTAAAATCAGTATAGAACTTGATTGTGCACTATAAGGTACTGTGCCATAGTTGAGGGAATCATTTGTAGACAAGGTCATACAGGGTCAAGAATGTTGTGCTAAGCCTTTGATTATGGCACACCTTTGGCTTTTAAACAggcaaaaaaatgtgtatgtttagAATAACTTCTACATGCACATCCAGTATTTCTTGTGCAGGTGTAACAGAGTGGAGCTCAATGGCTTAAAGATTTCAGTGTTAGACCATTAGTAATAACACGCTGAGTAACAGTGGTTCCTCACAACACAGAATACTccatattcaattcaatttttagtTATAGTATCAAATCCTAACAacagttatataaaaaaaaactttacagatacaataggtctagaccacactctctAAGttacaattctagtaattcacccaagagcaagcatttagtgcgacagtgtcgaggaaaaactcatttttacGAAGAAACCTCAGAACGACccaatggaacagtgactagaaatagtagttgtagtagttcatggcaaagcagggcgttacagggcacagcagaacgtagcagggtgtaacagggcatagcaggatgtgTAGCAGGACtatggcaacagctgcaaagAGAGAGGAGACTTACCTCGTTGTGTAAAAAgaaagtcccccggcagtctaaaactgtaacagcataattaaggagaggagcctggtcgagctagaactctccccaaccacgttgggctgtactgccctgcctccctctactttgattatattattgattatatggtaaatgAATCTGAAGACGATGATGAGAAAAGGTGGGCCAGGCTCGGCGGACGCTgtgactcctcactccctaactataagctttatcaaagaggagagttttagttcactcttaaatgtggtgacagtGTCTGCCTCCCAAACCCAGACCGGAGGCTGGTTCCACAGGacaggagcctgata
The Etheostoma cragini isolate CJK2018 chromosome 4, CSU_Ecrag_1.0, whole genome shotgun sequence genome window above contains:
- the tgm5l gene encoding transglutaminase 5, like isoform X2, which encodes MEDMKIQNVNLEKSENQERHKTQGFSSSKALVVRRGAPFRVSLQLKDQAFNPKTDSLRIKVTLGRLYMSMPVTFSKNVPSSQWKAYMDPKGLNLQNPSIFISSPASASVGCYGFQLCVFTQGSQKTCAFGQFLLLCNPWCHEDAVYIPFEDQREEYIQNDSGLLFVGTAMNIVSRPWSFDQFEPGVLEACLDLLQVSPQHQKDGRMDYLNRSNPVYVSRVVSAMINSEDDCGVLKGKWTGDFKQGVNPSLWTGSGDILTQWAASGFSPVQFGQCWVFAAVMCTVMRVLGIPCRVVTNFNSAHDTNGNLVIEEYYSETGKKLNHSKDSIWNFHVWVECWMTRQDLGSGMDGWQVLDPTPQQRSGGVFCCGPAPVKAIKDRRIDQFYDIPFVYAEVNADVHSLVVREGRVVSHSKDTERVGSLICTKAIGFPRHQNITGDYKCITSPTSTLSLRSSTRSEDSTLRRGTSTGVLVFLTLDNAPVAGEPVRFTVKVINKQKVAKKMRLHLNAQAKEYNNSPSDTFWETSGVLQLAPMEAKVIHQQILPDQYECVVGDDLINLAVVLEDVANQEWVLASEEFNIASSQLTIQIADKKLIVNKEQSATVAFTNPFSQPVSGVLTVGGAGLTPSKVHFRMLPLRPGGRIEQLITFIPRNVGTKMLQASLSLTNINSTIRGFKMVSVLKA
- the tgm5l gene encoding transglutaminase 5, like isoform X1, whose product is MEGEICLQKDMKIQNVNLEKSENQERHKTQGFSSSKALVVRRGAPFRVSLQLKDQAFNPKTDSLRIKVTLGRLYMSMPVTFSKNVPSSQWKAYMDPKGLNLQNPSIFISSPASASVGCYGFQLCVFTQGSQKTCAFGQFLLLCNPWCHEDAVYIPFEDQREEYIQNDSGLLFVGTAMNIVSRPWSFDQFEPGVLEACLDLLQVSPQHQKDGRMDYLNRSNPVYVSRVVSAMINSEDDCGVLKGKWTGDFKQGVNPSLWTGSGDILTQWAASGFSPVQFGQCWVFAAVMCTVMRVLGIPCRVVTNFNSAHDTNGNLVIEEYYSETGKKLNHSKDSIWNFHVWVECWMTRQDLGSGMDGWQVLDPTPQQRSGGVFCCGPAPVKAIKDRRIDQFYDIPFVYAEVNADVHSLVVREGRVVSHSKDTERVGSLICTKAIGFPRHQNITGDYKCITSPTSTLSLRSSTRSEDSTLRRGTSTGVLVFLTLDNAPVAGEPVRFTVKVINKQKVAKKMRLHLNAQAKEYNNSPSDTFWETSGVLQLAPMEAKVIHQQILPDQYECVVGDDLINLAVVLEDVANQEWVLASEEFNIASSQLTIQIADKKLIVNKEQSATVAFTNPFSQPVSGVLTVGGAGLTPSKVHFRMLPLRPGGRIEQLITFIPRNVGTKMLQASLSLTNINSTIRGFKMVSVLKA